In the Balaenoptera ricei isolate mBalRic1 chromosome 1, mBalRic1.hap2, whole genome shotgun sequence genome, TTCTTAAGCAGGCTGAAAGGGCTCTTTGTAATCGTGTTTAGATTATTGATTTATGTAGCAAATCCTTTCCCCTTTAAATAGTGGAAAGCTCAATTCCATTTCATTGATCAAAAATGTCCAATTAGTGGATAGAGGTTAAGCAAATTTTACCCTGATTGTTACTTTGTTGCAAATTAAAACCAGCTCTTATAAGAACCTTACCCAGTTCCACAGAAAAATATCTCTTGCTGCAAAGAATCTACCCTTCACTTTTTGGAAGCTGTAGATTACGTTTCAGAAAATTAcgtggaaaaaaatatgattagAGGGGTAAATGTCACAGTATAGCTATTCCAGTAGATTTGAGGACATCAAGTGCAACTCCAGCTTTACCGTGATAGTCACAGGGTCAGGGATACCACAGAGTCATTAATAACAAGCACAAAATCATGAAATGCATCCAATTTTAGGTGTCAGGTGAGAACGGTGGAGGTGTTGACCAGCATTTCAAACGCTGGCTTAAATCCCCTAAGAAGAGGGCAGGTGCTCTACAGAGCTCCTATTAACAAGTTGGGCCACTGACTTATCTTCTTactgaaaattaaaagtatatggTTCCCAAGGTTCCCTAAAAGAAAATCCTTGTGGAACGTCCAGGCTTGGAAGAGTCATTTCTTATACTATGACTTCTGAACTCAGAACATCATTGCTTTATTTCCTGCCCCACTCCCAACTTCATACGGCACTCTCGTGCCCCCAATCTCAGGAAGTCAGACTTATGGGCAGCAAACATCCACCAGGCTCTGCTGAGTTAGGAAACCATGTCCTAGTTGGCACTTGTGTTGTCAAGTTCATGTTCTAACTGATGGATTAGGGGAGTTGAAAGAAACGGTGTTGAGTTTGGTTACTTAATGAGTTGTTTTTATGTGTGCATGCTGTGTTTTCAAAAGCCGATGAAAAGAGAAATGACACTTTTTTCCCATGAAAAATCCAAAATTAGGGCAGTTAAAATATTGTTAAGAACAAAAGGCACAAGATTCCACTAATCAACCATGGATATACATTACTTAtcctttttttcctatatattcaATGCAAAGATAGGAAACTTCTTAGTgtacaaaattaaacattaatgaaagtggttgttttttaaaaaacactgtagATTAACATAACAACTAGAGATAAACTAAATGCCAGCAAACATTTTGGAACTACCCACTAGGGTATAAAGGGTATTTGAACATGATAGTTCTTtctgcattaaaagaaaaaaatcccctcTTGAGATTCAACAAATTTCTATTTTCATGACTATGTCCGAATCTTATGAAGAAAACCCAATGgagtctttggattttttttaacatagacttaactttttcttctaaaatgactCTCCTCATTAAAGAGAAAAGGCACAGCTGTTTTCAAACTCATTGTTTCCTCATATTTCCTTCAGAATCTGTCCTAACCCCTGGCAGAAAGATGGTTTCCATGTGAGACTATGTGAACGAGGAACACTTCCTAATCTCCTGTAAGACCACATTTGTAAAACTACTCTTCAAATCACCCgttgcaaaagttttaaaattgggaatGATTAAGGCTGGGGCAAAGATTATCGTAATGAAATTTAATATAATAACAGCTTAGCAAACTTTAAAGGACGTTGTTTTAGGAAGATGTGCATTTTATAGCAATTATACACAAGAAGTGAATATACACAGATGAGGCTCTGTATATTatcttgcaagaaaaaaaaagggaaaaaaatagttttgaataaACTATTTCAAATTGTTTGAATAGTTTATTTCAAACAATACAGCTCTTCTCTGTGAAAAACTTTGTGCTCTTGGCCTATTACACTTTTCAATCAAGTTGGGATTTAAAAAGTGACCTTGCAAGGAAGAAGTCAGGAACAAACTTGGTAAcacggaatcaaacctcagaggTGTGTTCTGTTGCAGTAACAGAGAGTAAGGACATCCTTTTCATGAGCAAATACCCTTCAAGTTACAAGTATTTCACAGTGAAAGGACTCTTTTCCCCTACATACAATTTAGCCTCTTCTCTGCTTTGCAGTCCCTCTAGGACAATGGATGAAATGTCTTTGTGAAACGGAGCTAGAAATAGTGATCCTTTGCTGTCCAGCAAtgaggaataatttttttaaaaaagttttctagTCCCAGGTAACAAATTCTCTAGAAAATTCCTGCATGAAAAATACAGTCAAATCAAAGTCCAAAGTCTGTAGATAAAATCAATGTGGCAAGGTTCCGGCCACAGTCAAGGTTGAGGGTAATTAAGcagaaggggtgggggtgggagggaagacaGGCCCCTCTGGCATGCTGGAACCAGAGCAGGTGCGGAGCAGCCCAGGACTGAGGCCCGAGGGAGAAGACAAAGgacttctcctctcctcctcctagGGCCCTTTCactccagtttttattttctaaatgaaatgaCAGCTCACCTGAAAGTCTTTCAGGTTGGACTCTCTGGAAAGAAGTTTGCTTCTCCTTTGCCCTTCAAGTCAATCTGTGTCCatgctcagttaaaaaaaaaaaaaagcaaaaaaaaaaaaccaacaaactttTGGGTCACTACATTTTCACTGGCCAACTTTATGTTTAcacatttcagaagaaaaacaaagaatctaGTGTTGGGGATTGTGAGTCCTATTTtcaagtgttcccttctcttccttggaTTTTTCTAACAGAATTAAGTGCACTACaagaagatcagctcggtgctttgtgtccacctacaggggtgggatagggagggtgggagggagatgcaagagggaggggatatggggatatatgtatacgtatagctgattcactttgttatacagcagaaactaacacaccactgtaaagcaattagactccaataaatatgtttaaaaaaaaaaaagaattaagtgcACTAGAGATGCACATATGATCCTGAACGTCAGGGTTACAAAGGAACTGGTCCGAAGAGGCAGCTTAGCAGCAGTATGTGTGGGAAAGACCTAGTGGGCTGAGTTTCCTTGAAGCTGCATGAGAGGCAGCTGTAAGGCTTGAGCCAGAAGTTATTTCCATCTCTAAGTGAACTACCAGAAGTACCATCCTGTCTCCCTGGGGCTGGTCCTCCTTCCTGTGCTGTATTGGAGTCTGTTTTGGGTACCACACTTGGGCAGGGAGTTTGATAACCTTACTTATCCAGAGACCATAATTGCTCAGTCAGTGTTTGAAATGCTTAAAACCTGGTCATGAGAAGAACAGTTGAGTGAACTGGGGATGTTAGTGGAAGGACATGATTACTGTTTTCAAATCTCTTTAGGGATGCCATCTGGCAGAGAGATGAAAGATGTGTGTTTTCACTTCAGAGAACAGAATGAGGACCAAACAGTGTAGAAAAACTACAGGACAACAGAGTTGGGTTCAACCAAGGTAGTCAGGTAGTAAGTTTCTTGTCACTGAAGTATTCAAGCAAAAGCTGGAAAGCTACTGAACGGAAATGTGGTTTGGTGCAGGTGGGTTGGAGTCAATGAATCACAAGACCCcttccaactcttttttttttaatatttattttatttattattatttctttttggctgtgttgggtgtttgttaCTGCgcacagctttctctagttgcggcgagcgggggctactcttcgttgcggtggcttctcttgttgcggagctcgggttctaggcgcgtgggcttcagtagttgtggctagcagggtctagagcgcaggctcagtagttgtggcgcacaggcttagttgctccgcggcatgtgggatcttccctgaccagggctcggacctatgtcccctgcattggcaggtggattctttaccactgcaccaccagggaagcccgcccttCCAACTCTTGACAGCTTTTTTCAGGTCCTGAATAATACGCAGATCTAAGTTGGAAAACCATTCTTAGAAAATAACTTTTGGAAAGAACGTTGTATTTAGGAATATTCCCTCCAATATTCTTCAGAGGACCAAACTTCCCAGAATGAAGAAGAATGCAGTGGAACTCTCCCTGTCTGGGGCAGGAATGCACACAGTATCAGATGACACCCTGTAAGGAGGTTACGTCATCTGAAGAATTACCCAGAAAGTGTGCTCCAACAGCTCAAGGACTGGAGCTTGAGTTAATACAAGACACATGAGTGTCATTTAAGATGATGGCTGCAGGCTCAGCATTTCCAGGTGTTAGTTGCCCAGTAAAATCATCCGTGCACATTCTGAGACACTTGAACCCAGGAGAAAGCAGCCGTCTGGACACATCCCCTGAGGGGCAGAGATGGAAACAAACCTGCATAGAACAAGTTCCTCTATTCTGACTGCTTCAAGGGGCTGGGGCTCATCTGACCTGGGGCTCTCTTGGTCAAGATGCAACTTATCTTAAGAAATgtagcacagggcttccctggtggcgcagtggttgagaatctgcctgccaatgcaggggacacgggttcgagccctggtctgggaagataccacacgccgtggagcaactgggcccatgagccacaactactgagcctgcgcatctggagcctgtgctccgcaacaggagaggccacgatagtgagaggcccgcgcaccgcgatgaagagtgcccccacttgctgcaactggagaaagccttcgtaaaagaaatgaagacccaatacagccaaaaataaaaaataaataaataaataaagaatttttaaaaaataaaaaaaataaaaagaaatgtagcaCAATTTCAGGTAATCACCTCTCTTCATCTGTGGTTTCCCTTCTGTGACACTAACATCACTGTCGCCTGACACAAGATGGTGCCCATGATTCCTGAGTGAATAGATGTAACCATGGAACAACTGTACATTTTGGCTAATGTGGACAAAAGACACCAATTTGGATACAAATGGGTCATTGGCTTCATGTAAAGTCTACCCGTGCAGACAGGTGGAATGCACTATTTAAATGCTTGGCGATTCATTTCTGAATGAAGCCTCaccaaaaatagaaattttaatgtTGTTTAGTTACTGGAGCCCAACTGAAGTAGCTCTCTTAAAATCAGTGTTTGTTTTGAGCCATCAAAAGTCCTTATTACTGACAACCAAAGGCACCAGAATAAGGGTATCAGGTAAATACAACTGTCAGGGAGAAATGAAAGTTCTAGATAATTCAAACTCTAAATTTCTGACTCACTGCtatgagaggggagagagagagagacaataacTTTTCAAGCTgggtataaatgtaaaaaaacaactgtactttttgaaaatataaaattccaaATGGCTAACACTTATTAGATAAGTGAGTTTGTTGATTgttcatatggaatctaaaaatatctcATGGTTTTTGACAAAGTTAAACATGCTTGTTCCTGTATTTTTGGACTCCCTTTCTAAACTTCTGGATTTGACTTCCATTTCAAAGGAACAATTGAGGCACTGGTTtaatacaatatttattaaagTGTTTTTATTAACAAACTTTCGCCGGAAAGTTCCGAGTGTGTTAATACAGCAGGCACGTTGGCTTCAATGTTTGGTATTTGACAGTCCACAGAATTGCACTTAACTCTCACAATTCTGCCACAACTTTGTGGATTGTTTGGGCAGGACCTACAACCAGCCTCCCCCATTAAATGGTTAAAGATGAATTTGGGTTCATTCTGATTTAAGTGTTGTGAGTTTACGATGACATCCTTCTGTGACAGGCTTGGCTCCACTTGCCTTTCTGCCTTGTCAGTCGGACTCACTGAACTGGAGTCCTTGTTTGCAGCCCCTCCACTGCCCTCCGCGTTCCCGATGTCTCTGTCTTTACAGAGTCCCCTTTGGTGACTCTCAGGTGCACAGCATGCTTTGTGTAAAGCTCCAGCGCTTCTGCAGACCAGTGACGACGGCTCTGCCATCTTTGGAAGATGCTCTTCTAGGCTCTGAAGACTGTGTACGCTGGTCTTACCGAGTTTTTCTTGGGCCTGAATGTGCTGACCCGGGTGGTGGAAAAAACTCCTGGGCAGAGAATTCTGCATTCCAGGAGGTTTCACTCTGCCCTGTAGGCAGGGACAGTGGTGGATGTGTGGGATGGGATGCACGAAGCCCTCGGCGGCTTGGTGTGCAGCCTTCAGAGGGGCCAGGCCCTTCTGGACGTGCATGAAGCTGCTGGCAGTCGGAGCGCAATGGTGGCACAAGCAGTCACCCATCTGCTGGCAAGACGGCAGGCCATATTTCAAAGGTTTGTAGGCATTTGGGCAGCTACATCTCTGATTCAGAGAGAAGAAGTGACACATGGTGTGCTGTTCAAGAGAGGGCTGCAACAAGGCAGAGCTGGTTTCATGTTTGGTGCTTTTGTTGAGTTCGCTGTTGTAAGCTGCGTGTACAGGCATCCCTAAATTCTTTGCCTGGCTGTTGAAAAATTCAGAGCAGATGTGGGTCTCTTCGTAAGTGGTCTTCTCGGAGGCCATACAGCTGTGGGCTGCCAGAGGTTCTAATTCGTAAAACTCGTGCTCCATTTCAGCTTTTTGGCCCCTGGGATCTAAATGATAAGCATTCACGGTGTGTGTCTTGCTTTGTCCCTTGTCACCAGGACTTGTCGACAAGGTGTGGGAGAAGGCACTGCACTGGAGTTTTTTAGGTAAAGGAATCTGACCACAGGTACCCTGTGGCCCAAGGCACCGGCACATGCACTGAAAAAAGAAGGTGGCGAAAGCCCAGCTGATACACATGATGAGCATCATGAAGGTGCCCAGCTGGGTGTAAGCCAGAACCGTGGAGGGCATCATCATGGCCCCAGCCACGAAGGTGGTGAGTGCGGCCATGGCAATGGCAGAGCCCATGCGACTCAGAGAGAAGATCACCTTCCCTTCTCGGTCGGCATCCGGGGCCAAGCGGTAAGCAACCCCGTAATGGACGGCAAAGTCTACAGACAGGCCGACCGCAACCGAAATAGTGACCGACTCCAAAACGTTTAGCTCCCAGCCCAGCAGGACGAGAGAACCAACGGTGACGAATATAGTCCCGGCGATCGAAATGATGGCGTAAAGGCTTATGATGACGTTCCAGGTCGTAAGCAGCATCACACTAAAGGCCACGGCCACGGAGAGCCCCATGGCGATGAGGGTGCCGTCGGAGAGGCTGTCCTGGAGGTCATAGAACTCCAGATTGCTGACAAACCAGCCGTGGCTGAGGCCCTCGGGTGCAGAACTCAGCTCGTTGGAAATCCACGAGTCCACCTCTTTATAAAACTGATGCATCTTTTCGTAAGCCAGTGTGAAGAGGTAGGTGCTTTGGAACTCTAGCACGACTGCCCTGATGGTGTCATTGATATCAAACCTCGGCCCTGGGGTTTTGCTATCCAAATGGTAGCCCGTACTCCTCTCCAGCTCCATGATGGCTCTCTTGATGCACAGTTCGAAAATCTCTTGCTTATAGGGGAAGCTCCAGTGGCTGCAGCACGGGTACAGGGTAGGCTCGTCGCAGTCCTGGTTTTCCATCCACTGCTTGAAGGTCTCAATGAAGCAGCTGGTGAAGTCCTGTTCGTCAGTCTGGTGAAAGAATGTCTGATTTCTCAGTTTTTGACAGAACTGCAAAATCCAGACCTGGGAAGCTGGGCTGGCGATGTTAAAGCCGCCGTCTAAGGTCAGCTTCCCTTTGCTCTTAGGGTTTAGGGGGTTGCCATTGTCTTCTGGGGACACACCCCAGATGACCGTGATGGGCATGTGGAGCTCCTCTCCGTGGTGGACGCGCTCGAACATGAAAAGCTTTTTGTACTCGGCGTCGTAACGTTCAAATGGGTGGGACGACCTGAACACCTGGAACTCGGACAGCTCCAAAGAGGGCAGCTTCATCTTTGGGTTTATGCAGACGATGTAGGCCCCGCCCACAGTTAAGGCCAGGAACCAGACCAGCCATAGGTAGCGAAACTTAATGACGATGCACGGCaacactttttcaaaaaaaattcgaGACGCTTCCGaaatggcaaaaaggactttgtgGCACTTCTGACAGGCCGCTGTCCAGCAGCTTTTGTTATCGTATATTTGCTGCTGGGGCTTCTTGAAGCAGCTGAAGATATTGAGAAGATACCGCTCGTGCAGGACAACCACGGCCGGAAGCCATGTGACCATCAAAACGTAATTCACCAGTATAGCTGTCCCCGCGTATACCCCAAAGCATCTGATGGCTGTGATATTGCTCACGTAGTTAGCGTAGAAGGCAGCCGCCGTGGTAAAACTGGTGACGAACATGGAGAGGGCGGCGTGTTGCAGCGTGACGCTCACTGTCTCTGAGGTTTCCGCGTGAGGCTTGTCAAATTTGGTGTAGTTCCAGACGTCACACAGGACAAAGGCATCATCCGCTCCAATGCCCACCAAAATAATGAGTGCGGTGAGGttcataaaagggaaaaattcaAAGTTAAACACCACGCGGTAGAGAAAATAGGACACGATCAAGGAACTGATGACGGCAAACATGGTCATCAGAGTGATAAACATGGACTTGGTGTAGACACACATGACTGAAAGGACGATCACGATGGCGATGGCAGGATACACAGTATCCATCAGAAGATAATCCTGAAATAAACTGTGTTTGATCCCAAACTCAATCCCGGTGATGGTGGTGACGCCGTCGGAAGCGTTCCAGTTTTCGAAGTTGTCCAAGTAAATGTTCATCATGCTCTCCCCTTTCTCTGTGGGTGAGAAGAGCATGCTGTACTTTAAAGCGGGTGTGTAGTCGGCTGTCTTTGGGGCCAGAAAGTCTTTGTCCACCAAGTAGTGGAGGATCTGGTACACAGCGTTGTACTTGGTACATTTCCGTGGCACGTTGGTGCACTTGAGCTGGTCCTTCCTCCGGGCTGCCATGTcccagcagtctggctccagggtgCCGTTCTGGTAGTGTTTGGCGCAGGTCCGAAGTAGCTTCAAGGTATGAGAAACGTCTCGCTCGACGATTTTCTGGCAGGATGATCTGTTGTTCAGAATAGCGATGTAGTTCCCCAGCGTCCAGCTGGGGCAGCAGGAAGCAGCTGTGGTCCTCTGGCAGAGATCACCAAACTGGGGATGAGCTCTGATCTGCAGAGACAGAGACACGCGGAAGAACTGACGTTTAAAATCAGTTCACAGAAAGGTCTGAATGACGGTGGCCTTGAGGGACAGGAAAGTTACAGAAGTTATAGAATCATCCTCTGAATTAGGTATCAGTTTGAACACAAGGTGAGATTTCCCCCCAGATCTGCTCTCTTCTGCTGCAGAGGGCTCACTAGGTTACTTCATTTTGAACAACAAACTCCTATTTGGGGATGACATACAAGTGTGAAACAATTTCAGTCAATGCCAGTTTggtttcaaaaaggaggtaaaatTAACACCTCTTTAGTAAACAAGCCTTTTCAAAGTCactttaaaaagcaatgaaatggaTAGGCTGTGAAGCTTATGCATGTATACCTATGGGATTAATTAAGAGAACAATTGCCCAATTGATATATAAAACGAATTTGTGGCTTTGCCTAAAATTTCTGGTAATCAGCATGAAATTTTTGGTGACAAAGGTACTATATTTCAATCAACTTGGAGGCAAAGATGATATTCTCTAGATAACTGTCAGACTCAAAAAAGTGATTCTGGTAATATCAGAGGAGTGATGCCAAAGACGCATGAAAAACCTGGAATAAAATTGTTTCCTGATATATGAGTAGAGGGGGAAAatgtttctaaattaaaattatatgtgtgtgtatatatatacatatacatacatatatatatatgatcttaaataaacatataaaagtaataaaatacttCAGTAGGAATTTAATTATTTCTTCCACATCTTTCAAAGTTTATTCAAGTTGGCTAACTCCCTCCTTTTGGGGAACTTTCTGTTTTGGTAAACAGGGGTCTGCTGCATATTAGTAAGTATAACAATTCTGGATTTAACATGGACAGTATTTCATTTAGAACACTATTCCTGGAGAAGGCTTTCCTTCTTATGGCTGTTCTTGTTATAGAAAATTGAAATTTGTTCCAATGTCAAAGCTGGCATTGCTAAGATTAGAGTGAAGCCTGCACAATCCCATCAtcttaaaaatctataaattacAAATGGCCCCTCTTCCCTGAGGGTGAGAATAAGAAATATCCCCCTGCTCTTGAGCCTGTCCAGAGACTTCTCTGGAAGTGCCAGGGCTAAAGACGACCCACTCCTATCACTTTCTCTCATCTCTATTTACCAAAGGTTGTTCCAGGGAAGAAACGTCAAAGTTCAAGAAGGGCAtgagtatcttttttttctaataagatTAAAACCACCCTTTCCCTTTTATTAAAGTAGGCTTTATCAATCATgcattgaaatattttctcaaagtaGAAGAGAAGTTGGCACAATTCACCTCTTTAGAACTTCGGCTTATCCAAGAACCAAGTTACTAGTAACTTGGCTATGAAGACACTTTACTGGGACTTATTCTGCAGGGGCAAGGTGTAGGTGAAAGGAGATTGGCCACGTATTGGGAATTGCTGAAGCTGGGTGACCTGCACATAGGGATTCATTCTACTATTCTACTTTTGCCTCTGTtggaaaatttccataataaaaggttgggtgttttttttttttttttttaagatactcTATTGGGGGTAAAGAAAAATGAGTCAAAGGGTTACTATACAAGTGTACTAAAATAATGTTGATTTTAACAAAGGTTTAATTTTTAAGCTCATTTTTAAAGAGTGATAATTACTTGACATTTCATAAAATAggataattaatatttaattgtttCTAGGTAAAAATATTCACATGTGCTAACTCAGGGGAAACTGAACCACCTAATAAATAACAGGAAACCCTGGAATAGCATCTCTCAGATAACCAGGTTTACCCCACAAAGAAATACCAGGCAAGTCCCTGGGGTCAGCCTGGTGAACTGAAAGAAAGGTAACGCAACCCCAATGTCTGACAGTTTTCAGATGGAAGAAAATGAACTGTATCCATTACGAAACCCACTATCAGCTAGAAGGAACATATTTGTACTTGCTCAAATAACCAAAAGCCAAAGATAAAGGAAATAGGGTTGCCAgctaaaactggaaaagaaagcaCAGAATTCTGTCCTTGAATAACCCTTTCAAAGAATTGCAGGGGTTTTTTATGTGTGTATCTGACCAAAGATTAAAAAGTTGGACATGACAAACACAGACTAAATACTACTTTGATGGCTGCTATCAAAAATAAATGCTAATGAGCCTCTGGAGGGCCAGTCCTCACATTCAAAGGTGATGGCTGATGTACaacctttggaaaacagtttttgaGGACTCTTTTATGGGGTAAGAAATAAGGACAGAGAGAAGACATTTATCCTGAGTTGGATGCCAGTGCCCTGAATCTAAAGGAATGGAGCTCAAGGATTGTCTAGGCTTTCAGGGAGTAtgtccccatccatccatccatccatccatccaaccatccaaaaggaaaagtatttattgagcacctatcaaGACAAATAAGGCAAAGTGGTCCCGCCCTCAAGTGGCTCACAGTGAGGCAgggaaatcagacaagaaaacaaaCCGCTACAATTCAACACGAGAAGCAGCATATTATGTGTAAGGGTCTATGTGAACCTGTGGACAGAGTGCCAAAGTCTGTAAGTGCGATGGGATAACGGCACAACTTAGTCATCTGGGACTGAGGTAACTCAACACAGAGTCATATTTTATATTGTGGGGCTTAAAGAGCTTGGCAAGCAGGTGTATCTTTATGCAGGAGGCAGCTGCATCTTTGCCATATTCATGGGAAAGGGATTGACAGGAATGATTTTGAAATCTttgaagtttataaaaataaggaTGGAGTTAATGAGAGTAATTTCTTGCAACTCTTATGAGTAATGCCCTTTTCATTCTAGGTATTCACAAACGCGATTTTTAGGGATCATTTTGCTTATGTGGTGATAACACGTCTTTGCACACTTCCCTAGTTAGATAGTAGCAGGGGTGGAGTTGGCTTCAAATAAGagcaaaggaagaggagagaaaaagaagaaaccagcagagttttaaatgataccttAACTTTCAAAACTAATGGCCAAGTTGGAGATATGTTAAGAAgctaaggggggcttccctggtggcgcagtggttgagaatctgcctgctaatgcaggggacccgggttcgaggcctggtctgggaagatcccacatgccgcggagcaactaggcccgtgagccacaattactgagcctgcgcgtctggagcctgtgctccgcaacaagagaggccgcgatagtgagaggcccgcgcaccgcgatgaagagtggcccccgcttgccacaactagagaaagccctcgcacagaaatgaagacccaacacagccaaaaataaaaattaattaattaattaattaatttaaaaaaaaaaaaaaagagaagatggagCTAGgagtaaagtacacaaaatacAGTCTCCACTGAAGGTAGGTCACACATTTGGCTCTAAGCTTTCTAGGAATCAGTATAAGGAAGAAATCGCAATAaagtttgttattaaaaaaaaaaaaaaaaaaagaagctaaggaaagaataaagggaagaaaattaGGCCCTTAAAACCAGGTTCAATCAACTGCTAGACACTCCTTCCCCACCCAAGTTCCTCATGTATTGAAAGTTGAAGGGAGcctagagaggaagaagaaagcaagagCTCCACAGCTCTCTTTAAAACAAGCATCAGGAAACACATTTCTGGGGTCCTCTAAGCATGTGAGGGGGGCATTCCAGCTGTCCACAAAAGCTACCTGAGTAAAAAGGGTCTTAGGCACCAAATTTCAAATCCCTTCTATAAGCTGATTCCTCTGAGCTCCAACATCTACACTATGTAAAGACTAAGAAATAGGGTAAAGGGCTTCCAGCAGAGTCAAGATTAGAGACACACACACTTCTTTGTTACTAATGACTCTCTGCCAGTGTGTCCCGTAGGAATGTCAAAGTGCAGAGAAAAGTAATGAAGAAGATCAGGGGAGGCAACTGAGGCTTCTTTTGAAAGAGTCTAAGAAAACAAGCATTTCTGTGAGGAGGTAGACGCAGCATCAGAAACAGAAGCTCTTCACTCTGGAAACCAGTGCCCATCTGAACTATAAGTGGCATGTAATTTAAATGGGATCTGGAATTTGAACTCAATGTATTATCAACACAGGCAGGCGACCACTGAAAGACCTGGTCTTGTGACATTGCACTGATTACCAGATGCTTTCTGGAGTCAACCCACCAACAAT is a window encoding:
- the DISP1 gene encoding protein dispatched homolog 1 isoform X2, producing the protein MPLRPAAAPRRGTGETGGIDAYGYNTWSRNWSMAMNNGSNDFVVLSNGGIATSATSPRPLTPCDGDPAAQQLTPKEAPRTKVSPNGCLQANGTVKSSFLPLDNQRMPQMLSQCCHPCPYHHPLTTHDSHQECHPEAGPAAPPALASCCMQPHSEYSASLCPNHSPVYQTTCCLQPSPSFCLHHPWPDHFQHQPVPQHIANISPSRPFKLPKSYAALIADWPVVVLGMCTVFIVVCALVGVLVPELPDFSDPLLGFEPRGTAIGQRLVTWNNMVKNTGYKATLANYPFKYADEQAKSHRDDRWSDDHYEREKREVDWNFHKDSFFCDVPSDRYSRVVFTSAGGETLWNLPAIKSMCNVDNSKIRAHPQFGDLCQRTTAASCCPSWTLGNYIAILNNRSSCQKIVERDVSHTLKLLRTCAKHYQNGTLEPDCWDMAARRKDQLKCTNVPRKCTKYNAVYQILHYLVDKDFLAPKTADYTPALKYSMLFSPTEKGESMMNIYLDNFENWNASDGVTTITGIEFGIKHSLFQDYLLMDTVYPAIAIVIVLSVMCVYTKSMFITLMTMFAVISSLIVSYFLYRVVFNFEFFPFMNLTALIILVGIGADDAFVLCDVWNYTKFDKPHAETSETVSVTLQHAALSMFVTSFTTAAAFYANYVSNITAIRCFGVYAGTAILVNYVLMVTWLPAVVVLHERYLLNIFSCFKKPQQQIYDNKSCWTAACQKCHKVLFAISEASRIFFEKVLPCIVIKFRYLWLVWFLALTVGGAYIVCINPKMKLPSLELSEFQVFRSSHPFERYDAEYKKLFMFERVHHGEELHMPITVIWGVSPEDNGNPLNPKSKGKLTLDGGFNIASPASQVWILQFCQKLRNQTFFHQTDEQDFTSCFIETFKQWMENQDCDEPTLYPCCSHWSFPYKQEIFELCIKRAIMELERSTGYHLDSKTPGPRFDINDTIRAVVLEFQSTYLFTLAYEKMHQFYKEVDSWISNELSSAPEGLSHGWFVSNLEFYDLQDSLSDGTLIAMGLSVAVAFSVMLLTTWNVIISLYAIISIAGTIFVTVGSLVLLGWELNVLESVTISVAVGLSVDFAVHYGVAYRLAPDADREGKVIFSLSRMGSAIAMAALTTFVAGAMMMPSTVLAYTQLGTFMMLIMCISWAFATFFFQCMCRCLGPQGTCGQIPLPKKLQCSAFSHTLSTSPGDKGQSKTHTVNAYHLDPRGQKAEMEHEFYELEPLAAHSCMASEKTTYEETHICSEFFNSQAKNLGMPVHAAYNSELNKSTKHETSSALLQPSLEQHTMCHFFSLNQRCSCPNAYKPLKYGLPSCQQMGDCLCHHCAPTASSFMHVQKGLAPLKAAHQAAEGFVHPIPHIHHCPCLQGRVKPPGMQNSLPRSFFHHPGQHIQAQEKLGKTSVHSLQSLEEHLPKMAEPSSLVCRSAGALHKACCAPESHQRGLCKDRDIGNAEGSGGAANKDSSSVSPTDKAERQVEPSLSQKDVIVNSQHLNQNEPKFIFNHLMGEAGCRSCPNNPQSCGRIVRVKCNSVDCQIPNIEANVPAVLTHSELSGESLLIKTL